The following nucleotide sequence is from Cicer arietinum cultivar CDC Frontier isolate Library 1 chromosome 2, Cicar.CDCFrontier_v2.0, whole genome shotgun sequence.
acttttttttttaattatatcactcattaattagtattttaaattatattttaatcaaatttataaggAGTCAAACTCTAGATAATAATACgaattatttaacttaaactCCGAATAAAAATTCAACCTAAAAGACCAATCTATTAAGCAGAATAATTTAATAGCCTAAAATTTTACAAGTGAGAATCTTAACATATTGTCATTCAGACCAATTACCCCCAATTATTACTCCCATAGTTATGAATCATGATGCTTTAGTTTTTGCTTTTAATTATGTGAGtaacatatattatataaatgacAGTTTCAAATTAGATCGCCACTTCCCTATCCATAAAACCAACTTGTCCTAAATTTATTGTGCAAAAGGTAGTATTTGATTTCCTTAAATTTCCAACTTGTTAATTTGATATGGGTATGGATTGACATAATTGTAGTTTTACATGATTAATTTGGCCTAAAAAGGTTAGGGAAGGTTTTGTGGGGCTCAAGGTGGGGTCACTAGAAAGTAAACATGTGGCAGTCATGCGAAAGGTGGTGATGCATATCATGTAGCAAGTTTAGATACTCATCTACTCATTTTTATACCTACAATGTCATGatcataatatttatcatatctTAATGTATCAAATGTATGAAAACATAATATatctttcattaataattttagtaataGAATATGCTGATTTAGTaatttatataactttttatttaatcaataaaattattgtatgtttacaatttcaatatatttaataattatatagaatttatttttatttataaataaaatagtataattactactaaaaaattatatatatatatataatcataaaaatttaaattcaatataataatattaatattttatcaattaaattaagatttaaatcataaatttaatttatatttgccCCTTAAGCtagtgtgtgtatatatatatatatatatatatatgaaagagAAGAAGAGAGTGGAGGAGCACATGGGTGGGTGTTAGGTTCAAGGAATTCATGTGAGCACATGTGCTTTCTCCCTTTTGTTTTGTGTCTTGTGGGACCATTTTCTCCACTCCATCCATCCACAGCTCACACAAATCAGTACTAACGGGGTTCCAATTTTTCAGTAAGATTTTTTagactttattattattattattattattattattattatactttcACTTTTACCACTCCATAGTCCACATATATCCACCATTCTAACCTGCGCGTTTGCCTCTAACTTCAATCTTATTCTTACTAGCTAAGGATCCTTTCACCTTAATCAATCACCATATATATCTATTATTACTTTTACTTACATATATGCATGTGCTTAGCGTGCGTTTACCTCACCATAATTATCTCATTAGTGAGTTACTCATTTGCAACtcatatgattttaaattggaTTAGAGAAATTAattaacacacacacacacaaacatgTTGATTACTTCACTAGGTCTCATCACATATTTAGAAAATTCACATTCATTTGGCTCTCTCAACTTTGGAAATAAAATGTTACCCCCATATAAATTTATGAACTTAAgtcaataataaagaaaatattgattttattgataattataaattgtaagatatatgaatttaaattttttgcagTTGAAGTATCACAAATtgtaaattatgaaaaaatatttcctTAATAAGAATGTGTTAcgcaaaaattaattataaatgtaatatCACATTCAAAATTAGTGTATTATTACTTGAGTCAAAATTATTggatttcatatttatttatagaaagaACTATATTAGTGATAGTATAACataatttaaagtttcaaacacactctattttttttagttaaaaaacatactcttatttcttttattttttatttaatttttttatattaaacatttatctttctaaacaaaaaaaaaaaagttgaaacttTAATGATTTTTCATCTAAAATCGTTAAAAGAcactatatttttaaagaaaggTTAAAATAAGACAATTTACAATTCTAAgtgaaaaatatctaaaaatctaacattattattatttaaaaagataaaataaatactttttagattaaaaaaatataagtgataaatttaaaacttttaaattaagtttgaaTGACATATCATACAATTTTATACATCTAAAATAGCTGTTGTCAACAAAACAAATAGTTTGTGAGCATGTATGTGCTTAAATTACAttttgataattattattattataagaagaagaaaatttagAAAGCAAATAAAGAAAGAGATGAATGAAAAAAGTGAAGAAGTAGAAGACGCTCTTGTTGTGGAGCgtgaaagtaataataaaattaaaccaTATATATCTTCctatcacataactccaatTGAATTAAAACTTTGGGTTTTCTTCTTTGTATTGTTTGTGAGTCCAAAATTAGTGGGACCAGCTTCGTTGGCATTGACATTTCTAGCACCTCAACAATTATTTAACACATCTTCCTCTCATTCATTTCATATACTATAACTCTCCAACATTCATTCATAATAATTAACACTTTACACTCTCTCACATACAAATCTTAATTACCATTATATATTTACACATCCATGGAAGAAGAAAACATGGaaacacaaagtaacaacaaaatCATACCTACATTTCTTAGCCAAAACACAAATACTACTCATGATGTTCAAAAGTCCTTGCATGTTTTTCGGCGAAGCCGAAAGCGGTGGACGAAACATGGTGACcgtgtaattgttgttgacgagaaagaaaaagaaaaggaagaaaatgaagatgaaATGAATGGAGAGGATGATAGAGAAGAGATAGAGAGAAAGATTAATGCATTGCAGAGGATTGTACCTAATGGTGAGGCTTATGGTGTGGACAAGCTTTTTGATGAAACTGCTAGCTATATTGTTGCTTTACAATATCAAGTCAAAGCATTGAAGGCTCTTACTGGCTTCTTTCAAAAGTTGGAGAAAGAGAAAACTAAACTTGGTGGTTAgttaattcattcattcattcttcaTCATCAATCCATCATAATCATATGGAATGGAATGGAATCCCTTAATTAGGTTagcttctttttgtttttttattttttattatttttatttttcccaCAAACCCattagttttagattttttttttgttggtttttttttttttttttaattttgttgttgtactTTTGGTTGGGAATCCCAACTTGGGATCAAGGAAAGTTTATCccattttattagattttttaatttattttttccatgttttagttttaatatgttttttttactttatatttatttatatgttgctTGATAATTTAACTATGTTTTTAATCGGCAGAAATATGTTTGAGTCGGTAACATGGTATTGCAAGTTTGCAACACACAAGTAGTTCATGAGATTTGGGTAATTTGTATAGGAATCAGTCAATTTTGTGATTTTTGCAATGAAGTTAGAAGAGAAAAGGGATATACACTTTCCGGATAAAACTCATGAGATTTTTGTATTTGTcatatcattttatttctctccatttttattatataattattagatGTTGGGATAAAACTATCTTACATTAACGGTATAAACTAAGTTTCAGTTTAGAACGGTTGAAAGTAATTTtcatgatattattattatgatgatgatgttgtccTCTTTTGCTAATGTATGTGGGCTTTGGTGGAGTTTTTCATTTTGGTCTAGTGGGCCAGCAGTTGGATCTAAAAATCTGGGTTGGGATCAGACACATTTTCAAAAAGTAACATTGTTCATACATGTTGTCATTGGTCactttctctttattttcttgTGGTGAAAACTTTGTTTTGGTGGAGATTTTGGTTTGGAATAGGGTTGTTTGACTTTTTGGCTGTTAGCCACTACTACCTCAATAACTTGGACTTAGGGATATTGCATATATActgggaaaaaaaaaatagtagagaGGGCAACCATCTTGATGAGCTATAAAGTATTTTACATTgcgtgttattttttttggtataaGATGAATCTCTACATAGAGAGATTAATTTCTTTAGCCATATAGAACTATATCTATAGCAAAGTTTTTGCTCAACAATTTTAACACGGGCACATTTTCAAGACTAGACTCAAACTAAGTAGGtaaaagttaatgatatttatatataatctcATCAAAATGCTGTTTGAGTGCATTGTGTGTCATTCAAAATTGATAATAACTTGTAAATAATGAGAAAAGTGACAAATTTGATAAGAAAttgtaaaaagaaagaaatatattATCTACTTTTGGTGTTTAGTTATTTTTTgacgaataaaataaattgataaaaattatttcgATGAAAAGAAATAGttaatttagagaaaaatatacttaatcgtcaaaaataaattatttaaaggcagataaaaaaaaaagtctcgCATTTGATCTAAGGAGTactaaaattgtaatataaaacaaaagaaaagaagTATAATATTCATCGGTGGTATTCAACATATGGTTTATATAGGTGCTATGCGTGTGTGAATCACAATCCACTGACTTTTAAATTTAGAACTTTGTATGGTTTGTTTCTGCATACAACATTTCTTGTGCTATGTGTAGTATTTACCTAGTTAATATATATcgttttgatatattttttttaataaagtttacAACTTCCGAATCAAATAAGCACTTTTGGATAACtgcaaaaatatttgaaaaattatgatGTTACTAGTGCATTAAATTTATCTAGGGTGTGTGTTGATGTTTTGTAATTGttcttaatttttcaattatgatATTGATACAAAGTATTTATCAACTTTGTTCGGTTACTAATCTCCACtaaagaatttgatttatcattattattggAATTTCTCCTTCCAATCATGTTTTTTTATCTGCCGTGATTGGTGAAATTTCTCTTtagttaaagtttttttttttaagtctttgATCAAAGTTTTAGttaaataataaactaaaaaaaaaactcaattattagttaaaaatatatttttacaaaaaaaaaaaaagttgatcaaTCCAAATGAAATAGCAGTTTGTTGATAgcaatccatttttgtctgaTGGAGTGTTCGATATTTTTTCGGGTTACAAGTTGAAAGGATGGCGGGTGTGACCATAAGAAAAGTATGGTTTTCTTTTTGAATATATCTTCTATTAGATGCAAAACAATTTATTCTCTCTTTTGAAAGTGCAGTAACCCGATAACTGgataaatttaaaagagaaaagaatATTGTTACATTATATTACTATTAACGGTGTTCACATCATAACCTAACGTGGATTTGCAATGTTCTGCATGAGATTGAAGATATAATCAAATGGTTTTTGAAACAAagtatcaaaataaaaagagaaaacaatGAAAGCAAACATAGATTAAGTTGATAATGATCTACAACTTAAGATGATTAATAAACCAATGAGAAATCATCACAGtagaatataatttattataagatTCATTTAGGATTCTAATCTAATAATCAAAGAGGAGACTTTATCACTCTCATTATTCTTATTAGCGATAAACTCTACTTATCTTTCAAAGTTCCTTTAAATGAGGTCCTTACTAGAGTATTTATAGGAAAAATGTCCATATAGCTAAAAGGcctaaaatcattattataagcCCACTAAATGGGCTTACaccatttaattaaaataaaaccaaaatgatAGTTTTCTACTTCCCACTTTCATCTATACCTTTCACCCTCCAATACTTTTAAAAAGactattttactatatataaaactgattttttttttcattctactTTCCACTCACATATtcgaaattaaaaaaaaaaattggcaaaTTTTCCCAGCATTTCTAAACTTTCAAAACTCCCGAAGCACaagttgttgagacaaactccatatttaaagttttgataaaaataaacaaaggttaattaagaaagttaattatgattctaaaatgttatgttaatttaacttgtgattttgagtgaatttaattaagaacataatcaaacaaagcagaaaagacaacaatgagaacattctgcataaaaacagagaatgatctccagtttcaaagaatgttcatcacaacatattgaccaatcattctccacctctttaacaaagattaTGCCTcgaaatttcattaaaataagaTCAGAACATGGCAAGAAACAATTAGGATTCATCCCAGCTCAAACAGGATATcagatcactaaaataaaaggactcgaaaCAGTCAAAATAAAACAGTTTTGGAACTCTAAAAGTCAAATTGtgaagaaagtttgatcaaccttgatatatgataagacattacaaaggacatccataatgatcaaaacaggaactccatatcgatcatcaaatctccagaaagatcaaaatgacagatccagattgataatcaatctccgtttcctGCATAACTCCAGCAGCAGTCTGTTTTcttctgcaatggcttataatATTTCTCCAAACTTCTcttggctacattcaagactcaaaATCGAAACTGTATCATCCAAGATTAAGGAAGAAGCTTCAaaggctttttaactagaagacaaaactgattCAAAAGCTGTAACAGAATAGTCAAAgcaattttaaatcaattcaaggctggattaattttattctgaaatattggtttcagtcaaaaatacatagcactaccaacaactctttttgacCTTCATTAAATGCGTCtaaagtctataaatagaaggccaatatctaggaataaaacaagaaattcaagtgctgtaaaatcccacaaatcaatcacatacacatacttgaagttctcaaatttcgcaaagaagaagcagttctaTAGTCTCATATCAGGTTGCTTGATCATTACTGAATTCTtgttaaagaatcaaatctcaaacaaaagTTGAGATATCTCAAATTCTATCaaaaaacaatcttattgtaaaaactcaaactataagagtttctttagattgtattgaatcctatcaaagttagataggtgctgATGTTACTttatgggtggaaagtaatagagattgaaacagatcaaaggtgatctagactaggtgctgtaaaGTCAAGAAGgatatttgttttaaacacttagtggaaaaactcacagtgtgaggactggacgtaacccaagttgggtgaaccaagatatatctttgtgtggtattctctattcTATCTCTTTGTTtgttaaacttaattgattaactaagataaaacacaaactgattttctgttttaaactaatcaaggaacgttctatgtttttgataaaaaccaagaacgttctccgtttttctgttttcataaccaatatcaatcttgagttatttttcttaagttttaacaggaatttttaaaaggtacatttacaattcaaacacCCCTTCCTtataaatcgacattgttacttcacaagtaagttataatttttttaatttcttgattGATTTGAAACATTTGAAACGTAATTtccaactttttaaaatattttcgaaAATATTCAACAATACGAAACTTCTAAAATAGTTGATTCAATCATTTTCGAAATTTTTGAgcaatttgaaacttccgaaataagaaattcaagaatcaaatgaaaatttcaattttatttaaaacttttgaaactttgaaattaaatgaaactttcaatttttttttgaaagttcCGATTGAttcataattttcaaaaatatttttttaatacaaattatTGA
It contains:
- the LOC101511731 gene encoding uncharacterized protein, with protein sequence MEEENMETQSNNKIIPTFLSQNTNTTHDVQKSLHVFRRSRKRWTKHGDRVIVVDEKEKEKEENEDEMNGEDDREEIERKINALQRIVPNGEAYGVDKLFDETASYIVALQYQVKALKALTGFFQKLEKEKTKLGG